The Hyperolius riggenbachi isolate aHypRig1 chromosome 3, aHypRig1.pri, whole genome shotgun sequence genome window below encodes:
- the ATP6V1E1 gene encoding V-type proton ATPase subunit E 1 has protein sequence MALSDADVQKQPSDDARSPTGEIHQSQMSNLMNQARLKVLKARDDLISDLLTEAKQRMARVVKDAGRYQALLDGLILQGFYQLLEPKIIIRCRKEDLSIIRNSVQKNIPIYKAATKRELEVVIDQDNHLPSDIAGGIEIYNADGKIKVANTLESRLDLIAQQMMPEIRVALFGANPNRKFLD, from the exons CCTAGCGATGATGCCCGATCCCCAACAGGTGAAATCCATCAAAG TCAAATGTCCAATCTGATGAATCAGGCCCGACTGAAAGTGCTGAAAGCTAGAGATGACCTGATCAGT GATCTCCTGACCGAGGCAAAGCAGCGGATGGCTCGGGTGGTGAAAGATGCAGGTCGCTACCAGGCCTTGCTGGATGGGCTAATTTTACAG GGATTCTACCAGCTGCTGGAACCAAAGATCATTATCCGGTGCCGCAAGGAGGACCTGTCAATCATTAGG AATTCTGTGCAGAAAAACATTCCCATTTACAAGGCAGCAACAAAACGAGAATTGGAGGTGGTCATTGACCAGGACAACCATCTTCCCTCTGACAT TGCTGGTGGAATTGAAATCTATAATGCAGATGGAAAGATCAAGGTGGCCAATACATTGGAGAGCAGACTGGACCTCATCGCCCAGCAG aTGATGCCAGAAATTCGAGTTGCACTATTTGGGGCTAACCCAAACCGCAAGTTCCTTGACTGA